In one Ochotona princeps isolate mOchPri1 chromosome 16, mOchPri1.hap1, whole genome shotgun sequence genomic region, the following are encoded:
- the EXOC3L1 gene encoding exocyst complex component 3-like protein isoform X5: MDSVVKDEMQPALPPGSSCPGPEWPEQEKAEQLARGAALKWASGIFYRPEQLARLGQYRSREVQRTCSLEARLKTMVQSYLEGVQTGVWQLNRALEAVQGTREALNQAHGLLQDLARASQALEPLREQVSQHRQLQALSQLLPRLQAVPAAVVHTQSLIDAQQLLEAYVNLRELEQLQEETWMPLGGLDLPVFQGLGPLAEALGQAVEAAAGAAGQLAKENPALLVAAVRVAEGEAGRTACLGQAPRDWRQRFLQALQHGLEQLHFAPSMLPRPGALAGWLEALRVALPAELATAEALVAPCCPLHYNVLQLWARTLHNGLRRSLQQLLAGPELGAADAFALLHWALHVYLGQEMMGSVELGPEADMSQFEPLLTSENIEQLEATFLTQVQASVTQWLQKALDGEVAEWHREQEPNTDPSGFYHSPMPAIVLQILDENIRVASLVSESLQWQVHSMALAEMGAFLRSFSDALIRFSRDHLRGEVTAPQYVSHLLAALNHQSALRSSVSVLQPDVAAPGVLAPVEAALDELQRRICRLLLEELLLELQPLFAALPSRQWLSSSELLDGVCERTARFCGEFGHVRSPEVQLLLAEAERAVVLQYLRALMQGRLVCRGADERAQAAERLRHDAAQLRELFLGLELEESAHCAPVLLQLGELLSLRDPTLLGLEVAGLRQQFPDVSEDHVSALLDLRGDVTREQRQAALSSLQAGPPPSPPASGRRALFSLVPAPTPSSPSCLPSGSCA, from the exons ATGGACTCGGTGGTCAAGGACGAAATGCAGCCGGCCCTTCCCCCAG GCTCTTCCTGCCCAGGGCCAGAGTGGCCGGAGCAggagaaagcagaacagctggccCGGGGTGCAGCACTCAAGTGGGCCTCAGGCATCTTCTATCGGCCAGAgcagctggccaggctgggccagtatCGCAGCCGCGAGGTGCAGCGCACCTGCTCGCTGGAAGCACGCCTGaag ACAATGGTACAGTCGTACCTTGAAGGTGTGCAAACCGGTGTGTGGCAGCTAAACCGGGCCTTGGAGGCGGTACAAGGAACACGGGAAGCCCTGAACCAGGCCCATGGGCTGCTACAGGACTTGGCCCGAGCCTCCCAGGCCCTGGAGCCCCTGCGGGAGCAGGTCTCCCAACACAGGCAGCTGCAGGCCCTGTCACAGTTGCTACCCCGGCTGCAGGCAG TGCCAGCTGCGGTGGTCCACACACAGAGCCTGATTGATGCCCAGCAGCTCTTGGAGGCATATGTGAACCTgcgggaactggagcagctgcaggaggagACGTGGATGCCCCTGGGGGGCCTGGACTTGCCAGTTTTCCAGGGACTGGGCCCTCTGGCTGAAGCCCTTGGCCAAGCTGTAGAGGCcgctgcaggggctgcaggacAGCTGGCGAAGGAGAACCCAGCCCTGCTGGTGGCCGCTGTGCGGGTAGCAGAGGGGGAGGCTGGACGTACAGCCTGCCTGGGGCAGGCCCCCCGGGACTGGCGGCAGCGCTTCCTGCAGGCACTCCAGCACGGCCTGGAGCAGCTCCACTTTGCACCATCTATGTTGCCCAGACCAGGGGCCCTGGCAGGGTGGCTGGAGGCCCTGCGGGTGGCCCTGCCTGCTGAGCTGGCCACAGCGGAGGCGCTGGTGGCcccctgctgtccactgcactaCAACGTGCTCCAGCTGTGGGCCCGCACGCTGCACAATGGCCTCCGCCGCAGCCTGCAGCAACTCCTTGCGGGCCCCGAGCTGGGAGCTGCAGATGCCTTCGccctgctgcactgggccctgcatgTGTACCTGGG GCAGGAAATGATGGGGAGCGTGGAGCTGGGACCTGAGGCTGATATGTCCCAGTTTGAGCCACTTCTGACTTCGGAGAACATTGAGCAGCTGGAGGCAACATTCCTGACCCAAGTTCAG GCAAGTGTAACTCAGTGGCTGCAGAAGGCACTGGATGGGGAGGTAGCTGAGTGGCACCGGGAGCAGGAGCCCAACACTGACCCGTCCGGCTTCTACCACTCCCCAATGCCAGCCATTGTGCTTCAG ATCCTGGACGAGAACATTCGAGTAGCCAGCCTGGTCAGTGAGTCACTGCAGTGGCAGGTGCACAGCATGGCACTGGCAGAGATGGGCGCATTCCTCCGGAG CTTCAGCGATGCCCTCATCCGGTTTTCCCGGGATCACCTCAGGGGAGAAGTCACGGCCCCTCAATATGTGTCCCACCTCCTTGCTGCCCTCAACCACCAGTCAGCACTCAG GTCCTCGGTGTCGGTGCTGCAGCCCGACGTGGCGGCCCCGGGAGTCCTGGCCCCAGTCGAGGCCGCGCTAGACGAGCTGCAGAGGAGGATCTGTCGCCTATTGTTGGAAGAGTTGCTGCTGGAGCTTCAG CCCCTGTTTGCGGCTCTGCCCTCTCGCCAGTGGCTGTCGAGCTCTGAGCTGCTTGATGGTGTCTGTGAGCGCACAGCACGCTTCTGTGGGGAATTTGGGCACGTGCGGAGCCCCGAGGTCCAG CTGCTGTTGGCCGAGGCCGAGCGCGCCGTTGTGCTACAGTACCTGCGCGCGCTGATGCAGGGCCGCCTGGTGTGTCGCGGTGCGGATGAGCGCGCCCAGGCGGCGGAGCGCTTGCGGCACGATGCCGCCCAGCTTCGGGAGCTCTTCCTGGGCTTG gagctggaggagagcGCACACTGCGCACCCGTGCTGCTGCAGCTTGGAGAGCTGCTGAGCCTCCGTGACCCCACGCTGCTCGGCCTCGAGGTGGCCGGTCTGCGGCAGCAATTCCCAGACGTGAG CGAGGACCACGTCTCGGCGCTCTTGGACCTGCGTGGGGACGTGACACGAGAGCAGCGCCAGGCGGCGCTCAGCTCCCTGCAGGCGGGCCCGCCGCCTTCGCCGCCCGCCAGCGGTCGCCGGGCACTCTTCAGCCTCGTGCCGGCCCCCACGCCCTCGTCGCCATCCTGTCTGCCCTCGGGGTCCTGCGCCTGA
- the EXOC3L1 gene encoding exocyst complex component 3-like protein isoform X6: protein MDSVVKDEMQPALPPGPEWPEQEKAEQLARGAALKWASGIFYRPEQLARLGQYRSREVQRTCSLEARLKTMVQSYLEGVQTGVWQLNRALEAVQGTREALNQAHGLLQDLARASQALEPLREQVSQHRQLQALSQLLPRLQAVPAAVVHTQSLIDAQQLLEAYVNLRELEQLQEETWMPLGGLDLPVFQGLGPLAEALGQAVEAAAGAAGQLAKENPALLVAAVRVAEGEAGRTACLGQAPRDWRQRFLQALQHGLEQLHFAPSMLPRPGALAGWLEALRVALPAELATAEALVAPCCPLHYNVLQLWARTLHNGLRRSLQQLLAGPELGAADAFALLHWALHVYLGQEMMGSVELGPEADMSQFEPLLTSENIEQLEATFLTQVQASVTQWLQKALDGEVAEWHREQEPNTDPSGFYHSPMPAIVLQILDENIRVASLVSESLQWQVHSMALAEMGAFLRSFSDALIRFSRDHLRGEVTAPQYVSHLLAALNHQSALRSSVSVLQPDVAAPGVLAPVEAALDELQRRICRLLLEELLLELQPLFAALPSRQWLSSSELLDGVCERTARFCGEFGHVRSPEVQLLLAEAERAVVLQYLRALMQGRLVCRGADERAQAAERLRHDAAQLRELFLGLELEESAHCAPVLLQLGELLSLRDPTLLGLEVAGLRQQFPDVSEDHVSALLDLRGDVTREQRQAALSSLQAGPPPSPPASGRRALFSLVPAPTPSSPSCLPSGSCA, encoded by the exons ATGGACTCGGTGGTCAAGGACGAAATGCAGCCGGCCCTTCCCCCAG GGCCAGAGTGGCCGGAGCAggagaaagcagaacagctggccCGGGGTGCAGCACTCAAGTGGGCCTCAGGCATCTTCTATCGGCCAGAgcagctggccaggctgggccagtatCGCAGCCGCGAGGTGCAGCGCACCTGCTCGCTGGAAGCACGCCTGaag ACAATGGTACAGTCGTACCTTGAAGGTGTGCAAACCGGTGTGTGGCAGCTAAACCGGGCCTTGGAGGCGGTACAAGGAACACGGGAAGCCCTGAACCAGGCCCATGGGCTGCTACAGGACTTGGCCCGAGCCTCCCAGGCCCTGGAGCCCCTGCGGGAGCAGGTCTCCCAACACAGGCAGCTGCAGGCCCTGTCACAGTTGCTACCCCGGCTGCAGGCAG TGCCAGCTGCGGTGGTCCACACACAGAGCCTGATTGATGCCCAGCAGCTCTTGGAGGCATATGTGAACCTgcgggaactggagcagctgcaggaggagACGTGGATGCCCCTGGGGGGCCTGGACTTGCCAGTTTTCCAGGGACTGGGCCCTCTGGCTGAAGCCCTTGGCCAAGCTGTAGAGGCcgctgcaggggctgcaggacAGCTGGCGAAGGAGAACCCAGCCCTGCTGGTGGCCGCTGTGCGGGTAGCAGAGGGGGAGGCTGGACGTACAGCCTGCCTGGGGCAGGCCCCCCGGGACTGGCGGCAGCGCTTCCTGCAGGCACTCCAGCACGGCCTGGAGCAGCTCCACTTTGCACCATCTATGTTGCCCAGACCAGGGGCCCTGGCAGGGTGGCTGGAGGCCCTGCGGGTGGCCCTGCCTGCTGAGCTGGCCACAGCGGAGGCGCTGGTGGCcccctgctgtccactgcactaCAACGTGCTCCAGCTGTGGGCCCGCACGCTGCACAATGGCCTCCGCCGCAGCCTGCAGCAACTCCTTGCGGGCCCCGAGCTGGGAGCTGCAGATGCCTTCGccctgctgcactgggccctgcatgTGTACCTGGG GCAGGAAATGATGGGGAGCGTGGAGCTGGGACCTGAGGCTGATATGTCCCAGTTTGAGCCACTTCTGACTTCGGAGAACATTGAGCAGCTGGAGGCAACATTCCTGACCCAAGTTCAG GCAAGTGTAACTCAGTGGCTGCAGAAGGCACTGGATGGGGAGGTAGCTGAGTGGCACCGGGAGCAGGAGCCCAACACTGACCCGTCCGGCTTCTACCACTCCCCAATGCCAGCCATTGTGCTTCAG ATCCTGGACGAGAACATTCGAGTAGCCAGCCTGGTCAGTGAGTCACTGCAGTGGCAGGTGCACAGCATGGCACTGGCAGAGATGGGCGCATTCCTCCGGAG CTTCAGCGATGCCCTCATCCGGTTTTCCCGGGATCACCTCAGGGGAGAAGTCACGGCCCCTCAATATGTGTCCCACCTCCTTGCTGCCCTCAACCACCAGTCAGCACTCAG GTCCTCGGTGTCGGTGCTGCAGCCCGACGTGGCGGCCCCGGGAGTCCTGGCCCCAGTCGAGGCCGCGCTAGACGAGCTGCAGAGGAGGATCTGTCGCCTATTGTTGGAAGAGTTGCTGCTGGAGCTTCAG CCCCTGTTTGCGGCTCTGCCCTCTCGCCAGTGGCTGTCGAGCTCTGAGCTGCTTGATGGTGTCTGTGAGCGCACAGCACGCTTCTGTGGGGAATTTGGGCACGTGCGGAGCCCCGAGGTCCAG CTGCTGTTGGCCGAGGCCGAGCGCGCCGTTGTGCTACAGTACCTGCGCGCGCTGATGCAGGGCCGCCTGGTGTGTCGCGGTGCGGATGAGCGCGCCCAGGCGGCGGAGCGCTTGCGGCACGATGCCGCCCAGCTTCGGGAGCTCTTCCTGGGCTTG gagctggaggagagcGCACACTGCGCACCCGTGCTGCTGCAGCTTGGAGAGCTGCTGAGCCTCCGTGACCCCACGCTGCTCGGCCTCGAGGTGGCCGGTCTGCGGCAGCAATTCCCAGACGTGAG CGAGGACCACGTCTCGGCGCTCTTGGACCTGCGTGGGGACGTGACACGAGAGCAGCGCCAGGCGGCGCTCAGCTCCCTGCAGGCGGGCCCGCCGCCTTCGCCGCCCGCCAGCGGTCGCCGGGCACTCTTCAGCCTCGTGCCGGCCCCCACGCCCTCGTCGCCATCCTGTCTGCCCTCGGGGTCCTGCGCCTGA